From Osmerus mordax isolate fOsmMor3 chromosome 7, fOsmMor3.pri, whole genome shotgun sequence:
ATCTGCAACTCATCTTCCGACTCAAAGTCGGAGAGGCTGGAGCTTGTGCCCAGGTTCTGGTAGAGGGGGGCACTGCCCGCCCCGTTACTGCTGCCAGAACGCCCCCCCTTCTTCCTGCAACCAGAGACAACACTGTGTAAAGCAGGGGATGCGTCAGAGAAGATTGTATTTTCATACGGTGGAAGACCCTGTTGACCTCGAGGGCTCCAATTTCAACCAGTGTGTATGAACGTGAGTTTTCTCAACGCCATGTTGTACAAACTCTTACTCACCCCTGAATCTTGCCATTGGTCAACACCAGTTTTAGCTTGCTCTTTTTCAGCTTGCCTTCAAACTCTTCCATCGGTAGCTCCaactggagaggggaagaagtgAAAAGTACATGTTAAAtagatgagggaaaaaaggctGAACAATCGCAGGTGCCCAAAGACATTGAGCTCATGTTCTGGATGACAGGTCCTACCTTGTTCTTGTTTTTGGACTTGCCAGGTTGGAACTTCTTGAGCGTGTGTTTGGTGTGGATCTCCAGGAGGTCCAACTCCCCGGCCTCTGCCTTCAGTAAGTTCTTCTGGCCCTTCTTCTTGGGCCCCGGGGAGCCCacaactccccctcctccatccttggGTTTGGGGCCTCTCTTTTTGCCGGGGGGCCGGCCGGAGTTCTGCGCAGCTGTCAGGGGAGCCttggacaggggggaggggaaactGGGCAGTCCGGTACGACCAATGTTTTGCTGAAAGATGTCctgtgacagagggaggagaacagTTGTTTGGGACTGACTGAAATGTGCCCACATCAATCATTACATTCCGGGAATATAATGGTCGGGAAAAGGTTCAGAAGACGCATGACATCTGGGCTTACCTCAACGAGGCGGATCTCCTTGGCCAGGTCTTTCACCAGCTGCTGAGTCTTGATGGTTTCTGGGATCTCCACCTCGTGTTCAGAGAGTGCCTGAACAGGGCCAAGCACAGTGTcaaacatttcacacacacacattccgacCAAGGTGCTGACAGGTTGTCAGGAGTCCCACTGGACTGACCTCCTTGCGGGTCCAGGTCTGGAATGCGTTGTTCAGAGCCTTGGCCCCGAGGACCAGGTAGGTCGCAGGATGTCTGCGGTTCTCCCTCAGACCTGGCAAACACACCGGCGGAAGCTTGTTGAAGCGACAGTAGCGTGGCTGGACccgcttttttttatttttttttatgtccaTTCACCAAACCAGTGTACAGGACAGTGGAGGGGGATGATGGAAAGCAGTAAATACTCTGATCCGAGATGAGATCAAATGAAAACTCACCCCTGAATGTGTCAAGGAGGTGCTTGCCGACATACCAGCACACCGTCTCAAAGTTGGGGAACCTGAACAGGTCGGCTGTACTCAGCCTCTTCTCTATCTCGTATGCTCTGGTGAGGAAACAGTGTACATCATCAGCTAAGGATTACTATGATTTAAAAAAGGtactaaacaaaaacaaacacaacaggtAAAGTGTTGGTCCCACGTTTCAAGGGCTGAAATAAAAACATGCCGGAAtttcatacacacaaaaaaaagacatCTCTTGCTAAATCCACAGATTAGGGACCAATTCTCTTATTCAATGGAATTTCAACAGACTTCTTCATATGAccttcaacctttaaaatggtTCATATGTTTTGTTCAGCATGTAAAAGGGGCATACCGGAGCTGCATTTCAATGTTGAGGCTATGCAGGAAATTCCCACCAAATGCCAGGCAGTCTACAGGAGTGAGCACAGCATGGATCCACcctgaaacacaacacagaaacacaccagatTACAACCACTGATGAGCTTGATCTGAAACACTCCAGGCACCTCAAGCAGGAATCCCTCAGACCTCATAGGGTCTATCTCCCATAGATAAATAGGGTCGCTCTCCCATAAATAGatagggtctctctctcagactaaaAACCATTCCCAGTGAACGATTGTgatgtaaattgttaaaacagaTGACAAACTGCATTTGTGTGTCCACGAAACAAGCCCAAAATGCAGAGTTGGCATGACCATGCCCCCCTTGACGAACATGAAGGTCATAACAAGGCAATCCCCTGACAAGGTTGGTGCTTACCTGTTGGGATGAAGAGGGTGTTTCCCTGTTTGAGGGAGCACTTGTAACACATGTCCACTTGGTCGCCAAAGAACATTTCGTTCTGATTGGATGAGGAGCTCCAACGTTCAAACAGTGCCAGGTTGGCAGGTGTGGGGGAAATAAGGTAGAAAATCTTCTCACCCTTAAGAGACACAGATAGAGACATTGCATAAACAGGAGGTCAAGATATACAATAACTGTCTGAACACAATGACGATTCAGACTTTTGAACAAATTAAAAACAACCGGAAGGATGCTGAATTAAACGGGGCTTCCCACCTTCTCTATCCCACTATCTTATGACAAGTCATGTTGCTGGGAGCGGAGATCTGCAAAGTATGCATGTCATGTAAACCCTTCAACACTTCCAGAAAGAGGTGGGCTTAAACTTAAGACGGCCCCCTATCTTCCAGCTCAGAGAATCAGTGATCTCCCCCAAAGTCAACGTTGAGCCAGGAAAAAAAACTTTGGGAGATTAAAGTCTGTAACCCATGTTTCACACTGTTTACATATTGATGAGGGCTACACCCACGTTACCCAATCCTTTGCCCCATCAGTCATCCAATCCTTAATGTAGTTCttacactgccccccccccccccccccccccctccttccttaccCTCAGGACATGGTACCACACGGAGGTGCCTCCGAAGTCAATGTGGAAGTCTGTGTAGCTGTCCTTCACACCCATTAAGCAGTACTTCTGGACATTGGGCCTCTCGAACACAGACTCTTCAGGCCAAAGGTTCTCCACCCAGGAGAGCTTCCTCACGATCTTTGGAGTTTCCACCAAGTTGGACAACCTTGGGGGAGTAATTTGTatttgagaaaaaaacaaacaactgctACTCAGCCCTTTTGAGACTTATTACAGAGTACCGCCAACTCAGCTTTAAAAAACTGCGGTAGAAGAGTCTGGCACTTTTAGGATGCCTCACTTTAGTAAGTGATGTAGGTTTATTGATGGGCTTGAAGACACATGCCAAGTTGCATTTAAGAGTGTCTTCCGACATCTTCCCAgacggtacgaggaggcagctAAAGAGGGTTGTTGTGGTGTACCTGGTCTCAGAGAACTCCAGGCTGATGACGTTGAGTGTCCGCTCTCTGTTGGGGCTGTTGTAGTACTCCACAAAGTCCCCCAGACGCATCTTCAGGTCACACTGGCGGGACACGTCGATCACATCTATCTCTTTGTCTGCGCCTGAATTCGAGCAAATCAAAGTTCCGTACAACTTTTCGAGCTTTAATCCAAAAACGGACATGAATTGCATTCATTTATACAGCAGCTAGTTTTGATTGGAGCGCTGATTGAGAGTAAAACAGTGCTGGGACTTTTAACTATACATGTATCACTCCACCATACACACATGATTAACTATACACATATCACTCCACCATACACACAAGTTATATTAACTATACATGTATCACTCCCCCATTCCAACGACTGTTATTTAACTTGTTATGTAACAAGTAACAAAGTTTGCAGTGCAAAATGAACATATCTTCACTGGTTGTAGATACATACATGTACGTGTACATGATACCAGGACCTGCAACATGTAGACCTACACAGTAGCAAGATAATGTGCAGAAAAatgtgtgttgcttggcaacagttCAGCCAGTCCAGTAACAAAATTATAAAATTAACACTATTTGTGTTGGCGGAGCCAAATTAAGTAACAAACAAACCATAATCTGTTGTCGCTTATTACTGTTTACTAATAAATGGCGCATGTAGGATTGTTGCATAAAAGCAATATCACACTTGAGTTCATGCTGTTATACCGGAATATCAGCACAGCAACATAACAGCCGTGCTGACATTCAGTATGACAGCCCTCCCTCTTGAGTGATATTGCTTAATCAGACACGACAGTATCGAGTAGCAATGCTTGTCTTTTTTATCTGTACTGTGTAAGTGCTGTATTTTGTCTGGTTTTTATGTTGTGAGGTTTTCTAACTGGACTCTTAAGATTTCCTTGGTAAGCAGCAGGTCTGGTCCCTTCAGGTGTTGGGACCCGAGGGGCAGGTTTACCTATGTAGTGCTCCACGTCGGTGACGCTGAAGGACGCAGGAGGCAGGTTCATGCCCAGTCCGTCTCTCCTGAGCACCATGACGGGAACGCTGAAGGAACGCTCCTCCAGGAACTCCACCGTCAGCTGGGCCCCTGACGGCTTCAGCAGCACCTCGTCCGCACTGTGTggaacacgcagacacacacgcacgcagacacacacgcacgcagacacacacgcacgcagacacacacgcacgcagacacacacgcacgcagacacacacgcacgcagacacacacgcacgcagacacacacacacgcagaccatatTATAAGCAAAAGAATATTCTCTATTGGGGAATGTTTGCAATGTGTATTCCCATGCCACGATGCTAAAGAACCAAAAGCAGGTCTGTGATCCTTACTTTGGGAAGGTGCGGCTGCGTAGCTCTCTAACAAACTGGGGGCTTCCTGTCTTGACTGGTCGTCCACCGTCTCTTCCTCCGGCTCCTCCGGAGTCGGCCTGCTTGCTCGACCCTCTGCGCTTCCGCACTGCAAGACATGCAGGGTGGAAACGACACAGAAAACTCCAATTAATTCACATGGCTGGTTGAAACTCACAGCCTGGTTTGCACAGCAGCCTGAATTCTGCAGAGAGGGATATCCACACGTACCCACGCAGGGTAAAATAAAGACTAACAATGGTGGACTGAGATaaaaggaaggcagggaggtcAATTCAAAGAGAAAGGACTTACTGACAGACGGCCCGTGGCTGACCTGACAATTGGGGCAGTGATACAGGTCAATCTCTGCTGCTTTATCCTCCTCGACACCAACGCAACTACACAAAACACAGCATAGCACATTTTACTCAAGTGCAATTAGTCACACGTGGGGTTTTGAATACAAACCCCTGACAACATGGTACAGCTCTCTGAAATGTCAAACAATTACCTTCCATGGAACCAGTCTTGACAAATGTCACACTCA
This genomic window contains:
- the phf8 gene encoding histone lysine demethylase PHF8, translated to MASVPVYCLCRLPYDVTRFMIECDICQDWFHGSCVGVEEDKAAEIDLYHCPNCQVSHGPSVSLAVRKRRGSSKQADSGGAGGRDGGRPVKTGSPQFVRELRSRTFPNADEVLLKPSGAQLTVEFLEERSFSVPVMVLRRDGLGMNLPPASFSVTDVEHYIGADKEIDVIDVSRQCDLKMRLGDFVEYYNSPNRERTLNVISLEFSETRLSNLVETPKIVRKLSWVENLWPEESVFERPNVQKYCLMGVKDSYTDFHIDFGGTSVWYHVLRGEKIFYLISPTPANLALFERWSSSSNQNEMFFGDQVDMCYKCSLKQGNTLFIPTGWIHAVLTPVDCLAFGGNFLHSLNIEMQLRAYEIEKRLSTADLFRFPNFETVCWYVGKHLLDTFRGLRENRRHPATYLVLGAKALNNAFQTWTRKEALSEHEVEIPETIKTQQLVKDLAKEIRLVEDIFQQNIGRTGLPSFPSPLSKAPLTAAQNSGRPPGKKRGPKPKDGGGGVVGSPGPKKKGQKNLLKAEAGELDLLEIHTKHTLKKFQPGKSKNKNKLELPMEEFEGKLKKSKLKLVLTNGKIQGKKGGRSGSSNGAGSAPLYQNLGTSSSLSDFESEDELQIDETPPPRRKSAGSSKKKLSGLPRKLPRAKPCSDPNRIREPGEVDFDIEEDYTTDEETLTVHGVKGGAGGILDLLKASKQVAGLDSALSEEAPASPSTRDAIQGMLSMANPPSSSSSSSSSPLSISGGLSEGLGVVKDKGGRAVWVTGGAKKTGGGGEKKSALPRTVQRPGKRPVKRPARHLSDEDSPDEQETLGTCFKDSDYVYPSLESDEEDHANKAKMKRKRNWDDTPWSPKARVQPTLPKQERPVREGARVASVETGLAAAAAKLAQQEHQKTTKRKYTKKQRPSAPPAPPPQADPSPPSPPSAPEPEPAACSPDRRECYSASLLDHEYTAGPGPFGPGGPRGSAAMAPGVFLTSRRPSLSPQNSSTYSPSAASPAGLASPGSAGAGQGKRPKKGLATAKQRLGKILKIHRNGKLLL